One Pectobacterium carotovorum DNA segment encodes these proteins:
- a CDS encoding valine--pyruvate transaminase, whose product MNFSLFGKKFTRHAGITQLMDDLNEGLRTPGAIMLGGGNPAHIPEMDRYFQQLCQEMLEQGKLTEALCNYDGPQGKDTLLKALAELLSNELGWQIGPQNIALTNGSQSAFFYLFNLFAGRHSDGSLKKVLFPLAPEYIGYSDSGLDENMFVSVRPQIELLPEGQFKYHVDFDHLSITDDIGLVCVSRPTNPTGNVLTDDELMRLDILAQQHKVPLLIDNAYGVPFPGIIFSDATPLWNPNIILCMSLSKLGLPGSRCGIVIADEKIISAIGNMNGIISLSPGAVGPALAHEMIQRGDLLRLSNDVVRPFYQQRVTETIAIIRRYLSPEQCLIHKPEGAIFLWLWFKDLPITTEILYQRLKKRGVLMVPGHYFFPGLDQDWQHAHQCMRMNYVPEPEKIEQGIAILAEEVEKAMQEG is encoded by the coding sequence ATGAACTTTTCTCTTTTCGGCAAGAAATTCACGCGCCACGCTGGCATCACCCAATTAATGGACGACCTGAACGAAGGGCTGCGTACGCCAGGCGCAATCATGCTGGGGGGCGGCAATCCGGCACACATTCCAGAGATGGACCGCTACTTCCAGCAACTGTGTCAGGAGATGCTGGAGCAAGGGAAATTAACGGAAGCGCTATGCAACTACGACGGTCCGCAAGGTAAGGATACGCTGCTTAAAGCGTTGGCCGAACTCCTGAGTAACGAATTAGGCTGGCAGATTGGACCACAGAATATTGCGCTGACAAATGGCAGCCAAAGTGCGTTTTTCTACTTATTTAACCTGTTTGCAGGTCGCCACAGCGATGGCAGCCTGAAAAAGGTGCTGTTCCCGCTGGCGCCAGAATATATCGGCTATTCGGATTCCGGGCTGGACGAGAACATGTTCGTCTCCGTTCGTCCACAGATCGAGCTGTTGCCTGAAGGGCAATTCAAATATCACGTTGATTTCGATCACCTATCGATTACCGATGATATCGGGCTGGTTTGCGTCTCCCGCCCAACCAATCCGACCGGTAACGTACTAACCGACGACGAGCTGATGCGTCTGGATATTCTGGCGCAGCAGCACAAGGTTCCCTTGCTGATTGATAACGCCTATGGCGTACCGTTCCCCGGCATCATCTTCAGCGATGCGACGCCGCTGTGGAACCCGAATATCATCCTATGCATGAGCCTGTCCAAACTGGGCCTGCCCGGTTCACGCTGCGGTATCGTGATTGCGGATGAAAAGATCATTTCCGCGATCGGCAACATGAACGGTATCATTAGCCTGTCTCCGGGTGCGGTCGGACCGGCGCTGGCACACGAGATGATTCAGCGTGGCGATCTGCTGCGCTTATCTAACGACGTCGTGCGCCCGTTCTACCAACAGCGCGTGACGGAAACTATCGCGATTATTCGTCGTTACCTGTCGCCTGAGCAGTGCCTGATTCATAAACCGGAAGGCGCAATCTTCCTGTGGCTGTGGTTTAAGGATCTGCCTATCACGACGGAAATCCTGTACCAGCGCCTGAAAAAACGCGGTGTCCTCATGGTGCCGGGACACTATTTCTTCCCCGGTCTGGATCAGGACTGGCAGCACGCTCATCAATGTATGCGCATGAACTATGTGCCGGAGCCGGAGAAAATCGAACAGGGTATTGCGATTCTGGCGGAAGAAGTTGAAAAGGCGATGCAGGAAGGCTAA
- a CDS encoding Hcp family type VI secretion system effector codes for MPTPCYISIEGKTQGNITAGAFTSDSVGNIYVEGHEDEMLVQEFKHIVTVPTDPQSGQPSGQRVHKPFKFTVALNKAVPLMYNALASGEMLPTVTLKWYRTSVEGKQEHFFSTVLTDATIVDVNCQMPHCQDPAKLDYTQLIEVSLAYRKIDWEHTVAGTSGSDDWRAPVEA; via the coding sequence ATGCCAACTCCATGCTATATCAGCATCGAAGGTAAAACTCAGGGCAACATCACCGCAGGTGCTTTCACTTCTGATTCTGTCGGCAACATCTATGTGGAAGGCCACGAAGACGAAATGCTGGTTCAGGAATTCAAACACATCGTCACCGTACCAACCGACCCGCAGTCTGGTCAGCCATCCGGCCAGCGCGTACACAAGCCGTTCAAGTTTACCGTCGCGCTGAACAAAGCGGTTCCGCTGATGTACAACGCCCTGGCGTCCGGCGAAATGCTGCCAACCGTGACCCTGAAGTGGTACCGCACCTCAGTTGAAGGTAAGCAAGAGCATTTCTTCTCTACCGTGCTAACCGATGCCACCATCGTTGACGTTAACTGCCAGATGCCACACTGCCAGGATCCGGCGAAGCTGGACTACACCCAGCTGATCGAAGTGTCTCTGGCCTATCGCAAAATCGATTGGGAACACACCGTTGCCGGTACTTCCGGTTCCGATGACTGGCGTGCACCGGTCGAAGCGTAA
- a CDS encoding type VI secretion system tip protein VgrG — MANSTGLQFTVKVGALPASTFSVVDFQLSEALNQPFALSLNLASPLPGIDFGGVLDQPCELLVWYEGELQRRVSGIVSAFAQGDTGFRRTRYQAEVRPALWRLGLRTNARIFQAQKPEAIIGALLEEAGITDYAFALRNEHAVREYCVQYRESDLAFITRLAAEEGMYFFHEFEEGKHRVVFADDAGALAKGPELFFNLATQGLSEGAYVRRFRYAESVSTAEVALKDYSFKTPAYSLLHQKISGELEHQRETYQHFDYPGRFKQDPSGKAFTGYRLDALRAGAMTGSGESNAAELMPGSSFTLTEHPNLALNIGWQLVAITHSGQQPQALEEESGGEPTTYSNSFEVVKASTTWRADLPYKPMVDGPQIATVVGPAGEEIYCDQYGRVKLQFPWDRYGASDDQSSCWVRVSQGWAGGQYGLIAIPRIGHEVIVSFLEGDPDQPIVTGRTFHATNPSPYPLPANKTRTTLRTTTHKGAGFNELRFEDQAGQEEVFIHAQKDMNTVVLNNRSTGVGVDHAENVGRDQISVIGRHQILNVVENQGTEIQGAQKVIIGAGRETEVTMNEKLTVTGNITITSTGGNIELTTGAGSLTIYQNGNIDIKGVKVNVVGSERIDLNK; from the coding sequence ATGGCAAACAGTACAGGATTACAGTTCACCGTTAAGGTTGGCGCATTGCCCGCATCGACCTTTTCCGTGGTGGATTTTCAGCTCAGCGAGGCGCTCAACCAGCCGTTTGCCCTGTCGCTGAATCTGGCCAGCCCCTTACCGGGTATCGATTTTGGAGGGGTTCTCGATCAGCCTTGCGAGCTTCTGGTGTGGTACGAAGGCGAACTTCAAAGACGCGTCAGCGGCATTGTCAGCGCGTTCGCGCAGGGCGACACTGGCTTTCGCCGCACACGCTATCAGGCAGAAGTCCGTCCGGCTCTGTGGCGTTTGGGGCTACGCACCAATGCCCGCATCTTTCAGGCGCAGAAACCAGAAGCGATTATCGGCGCGCTGCTGGAAGAAGCAGGCATCACCGACTACGCCTTTGCGCTGCGCAACGAGCACGCAGTGCGGGAATACTGCGTGCAATATCGGGAGAGCGATTTAGCCTTTATCACCCGACTGGCTGCAGAAGAAGGCATGTATTTCTTCCATGAGTTTGAGGAAGGCAAACACCGCGTTGTCTTTGCCGACGATGCAGGTGCATTGGCAAAAGGCCCTGAGCTGTTTTTCAACCTTGCCACACAGGGGCTGAGCGAAGGGGCGTACGTGCGCCGTTTCCGCTATGCCGAGTCGGTGAGTACCGCCGAGGTAGCGCTGAAGGATTACAGCTTCAAAACCCCAGCCTATAGCCTGCTGCACCAGAAGATAAGCGGTGAACTGGAACACCAGCGCGAAACCTACCAACACTTCGATTATCCCGGTCGTTTTAAGCAAGACCCGAGCGGCAAGGCCTTTACCGGCTATCGGCTGGACGCACTACGAGCGGGTGCGATGACTGGCTCGGGCGAATCCAATGCTGCTGAACTGATGCCGGGCAGCAGTTTTACCTTAACCGAGCACCCTAATCTGGCGCTCAATATCGGCTGGCAACTGGTCGCCATCACCCACAGTGGGCAGCAGCCGCAGGCGCTGGAAGAGGAAAGCGGCGGCGAACCGACCACCTACAGCAACAGCTTTGAAGTGGTGAAAGCCAGCACGACCTGGCGCGCCGACCTGCCATACAAACCCATGGTAGACGGCCCGCAGATCGCCACCGTTGTCGGCCCGGCAGGCGAAGAGATTTACTGCGACCAGTACGGCCGGGTGAAACTGCAATTTCCGTGGGACCGCTACGGCGCGAGCGATGACCAGAGCTCCTGCTGGGTACGCGTCAGTCAGGGCTGGGCGGGCGGTCAATACGGCCTGATCGCCATCCCGCGCATCGGCCATGAAGTTATTGTGAGTTTCCTCGAAGGCGACCCGGACCAGCCCATCGTGACGGGCAGAACCTTCCATGCCACTAATCCCTCGCCCTACCCGTTACCAGCCAACAAGACGCGCACGACGCTGCGCACCACGACCCACAAAGGTGCCGGGTTCAACGAACTGCGCTTTGAGGATCAGGCCGGTCAGGAAGAAGTGTTTATCCATGCTCAGAAAGACATGAACACCGTGGTGCTGAATAACCGCAGTACGGGTGTAGGCGTCGACCATGCAGAGAACGTCGGACGGGATCAGATCAGTGTCATAGGCCGCCATCAAATTCTTAACGTCGTCGAGAATCAGGGAACGGAGATTCAGGGTGCCCAGAAAGTCATCATCGGGGCAGGCCGAGAAACCGAGGTCACGATGAACGAGAAGCTAACGGTAACGGGAAATATCACCATCACCTCGACCGGCGGCAATATCGAACTGACGACGGGAGCAGGTTCGCTGACCATTTATCAGAATGGCAATATCGACATCAAGGGCGTGAAGGTCAACGTGGTTGGCAGTGAACGTATTGATTTAAATAAATAA
- a CDS encoding DUF1795 domain-containing protein, which produces MTTTSSSHCIFTEGRITLPDGYRDRTVNAFTPGQEGEPAFTVSRDVLNDGEVLSGYIDRQLDLMTQHFKGWKTQARETIWLGNNILEGESLQASYMRDGQRIWQQQAVFALDSVQILVFTLSKTAAPSAADESRFNALLGSFTFNQ; this is translated from the coding sequence GTGACGACGACATCTTCTTCCCACTGCATCTTCACCGAAGGCCGCATCACGTTGCCCGACGGCTACCGCGATCGCACTGTGAATGCATTTACGCCCGGTCAGGAAGGCGAACCTGCTTTTACGGTTTCACGCGATGTACTGAACGACGGAGAAGTATTGAGCGGCTACATCGATAGACAGTTGGATCTGATGACTCAGCATTTTAAAGGCTGGAAAACACAGGCCCGTGAAACAATTTGGTTAGGCAATAACATCCTGGAAGGTGAAAGCCTCCAGGCGAGTTATATGCGTGATGGTCAACGTATTTGGCAGCAGCAGGCGGTATTCGCATTAGATAGCGTACAGATTCTGGTTTTCACCTTATCGAAAACCGCCGCACCTTCTGCTGCTGATGAGTCTCGGTTCAACGCCCTGCTCGGGAGCTTTACGTTTAACCAATAA